The stretch of DNA CCAGAGTGACTGacccttcagcctgtcttcagctccagccagagggtgggagcagggctggggtccctcctctggggaagggttgtgaagacggaggagcagctcagttcatgttatttcaatctttccatcagctgttggctgcgttcccccttttctgttccctttcagagttttcctttcagctcagcacacagagtgacactgtctggttctctctgtgtcccagcaggtgaggtgatgctgctcaagaacaacgaggagaatcttcagctggaagaaccgGACCAAGTGGCCTCCTGTGGCATGTTACTGGGAGCCTTTGAAGGTCGTGTTTCTCAgagtcctgagcacagagagacctgtgagagtcagcgtagcccagaaagacagcagggaaaccatgcagggcaggggcaggataactccagccatggaagcagaggtGTGAGAAACACTAAGgagagcgaacaacagaaaacctgtgggaaaagcttcagtcttaacagtcATTGTAGCATccgcacaggagagaagccctatatctgccctgactgtgggagaagCTTCCAGCAGCACTCAGGTCTTATTAATCATCAGAGGACCCACagtggagagaaacccttccactgctctgactgtgggaaaagcttttcatggtcctcaagtcttaaaagtcattgcagcacccacacaggagagagaccttataactgctctgactgtgggaagagGTTCAGACACAGGTCACACCTTGTTAATCATAgaagaatccacacaggagagaaacccttcagctgctctgagtgtgggaaaagcttccgTCGGAGGCCAAGCcttgttgctcatcagagaatccacacaggagagagacccttcagctgctctgactgtgggaaaagctttcgtcagcgctcagctcttattgatcaccagagaacccacactggagagaaacccttccactgctctgcctgtgggaaaagctttcggcgaCACTCAAACCTTCTCACTCATCAGATGATTCACAGACgagagaaaccctatcactgcactgcctgtgggaaaagcttcagcaggAGTGCAAACCTGGTCAGACATCAGAGTATCCACAGAgaggagaaacccttcaactgctctgagtgcgGGAGATGCTTCAGTGACATTTCCGGCCTTGATCAACATCTGAGAATCCACACCCGGGGaaaaccctttctctgctctgattgcgggaaaagcttcagtcaacgCTCATATCTTGTTAAGCATCAGAAAACCCACACTGGGGACAaacccttccgctgctctgactgtggcaaaagcttcTTGTGGCACTCAggccttaaaagtcattgcagaatccacacagaggagagaccttataactgccctgactgtggcaaaagGTTCAGACATAGGTCAAACCTTGTTAATCataggagaagccacacaggagagaaacccttcatctgctctgagtgtggggaaAGCTTTGGTGAGAGGTCAAACCTTGTTGCTCATCatagaatccacacaggagagaaactctTCAACTGCTCTgtttgtgggaaaagctttcgtcgGCGCTCAGATCTTAtttatcatcagagaacccacactggagagaaacccttccactgctctgactgtgggaa from Carettochelys insculpta isolate YL-2023 chromosome 27, ASM3395843v1, whole genome shotgun sequence encodes:
- the LOC142002467 gene encoding uncharacterized protein LOC142002467, giving the protein MSGSRAAPALQRQSKDMAVAEPVTLEEVAVCFSEEEWGLLAPGQRALYREVMQENYQTVRWLAGEVMLLKNNEENLQLEEPDQVASCGMLLGAFEGRVSQSPEHRETCESQRSPERQQGNHAGQGQDNSSHGSRGVRNTKESEQQKTCGKSFSLNSHCSIRTGEKPYICPDCGRSFQQHSGLINHQRTHSGEKPFHCSDCGKSFSWSSSLKSHCSTHTGERPYNCSDCGKRFRHRSHLVNHRRIHTGEKPFSCSECGKSFRRRPSLVAHQRIHTGERPFSCSDCGKSFRQRSALIDHQRTHTGEKPFHCSACGKSFRRHSNLLTHQMIHRREKPYHCTACGKSFSRSANLVRHQSIHREEKPFNCSECGRCFSDISGLDQHLRIHTRGKPFLCSDCGKSFSQRSYLVKHQKTHTGDKPFRCSDCGKSFLWHSGLKSHCRIHTEERPYNCPDCGKRFRHRSNLVNHRRSHTGEKPFICSECGESFGERSNLVAHHRIHTGEKLFNCSVCGKSFRRRSDLIYHQRTHTGEKPFHCSDCGKSFSCSSSLKSHCRIHTGERPYSCCDCGKRFTQSSNLVTHRRTHTGQKPFTCSNCGKSFCKLSNLIHHQRTHTGEKPFS